The following DNA comes from Flavobacterium sp. N3904.
TCCATATCGAGCCATTTTTTGGCGAATAGGAGTGATGAGTTTTTTGATTTTTTGAGCCTCTAAATCCTCAATATTCTGTTTATTAATTCGTTTGTAATAAGCCTGAGTGCTTATTCCGAAGCACCTGGAGAACCATTTGATTTTAAAAGGTCTTTTTTCTTTTTCTCCACTTCTTTTAGCAATGCTTCGGGCAATGACTTTTTTGCAAAATCAAGATTAGTACTTACTTCAAAATCAGCAATTATCATTTGTTGAAAGTCTTTAATGAATTCCAGTTCTTCGATACGCTCTTTAAGTTTTTTTAGTTCTTGATTTTTGCTCATAGTTTTGGAGTTTTGTTCAAAGGAACGTAATTTTTTCATCCAATACGTTATTGAAGAGCGAGAAATTCCATGTAATTTTGAAGCATGATTTAGGGAAATTTGACCGTTAGAAATTTGGTCAATGATGGAAAGTTTTAAGTCAAAACCGATTTTTTTGTACTCAATTTTTGGACAGTGTTCTTTTTTTGTGGGTTCCATAGTTTACTAAAAGTGTTTAATTTTTAGTCAACCTATTTCAGGATTTGTCACATATTAAATTAAGGCATAACGTCTTGGCACTCCCACGGGTTTAGGACTAAATTAAGCTCTATCTTCGGATTTATAATCCCGATAGCTATTGGACCCAAATACAACACTAACTTTCCATTAAGCCAAATCCCCAAATTGCTTGTAGCGTGTGTTAGCGGATGGACTTATTCTCAGTTTTTAGTAAAGTCTGGTCAATAAAACTATTCCGTAGATCCAAAAATTATATAAAATTGTGTATGTAAATCCGTAAAATATACTTCTTTCAATATTCCCACTACATTCTGAAGACTTTTTAAATATCAATCTCAATGCTCTGAAAAATATCCAATATAACATTCCAAAGAAAACTAATATTGATAACCAAATTATTGTTCCAAGTGCAAAAAATAGATAGCTAATAATAATCGTAGCTAAAAGCCACAAAATTATACTCATTATTATTCCACCAATTCCTTCTCCAATTTCTGGCATAGAATGTCCGAAACCACCGTCAGCATTCATCTCTTTTAAAAAGTTCAGTTTTTTAGAGTCAAATTTATCCGTTAATTTTCCTAAACCATCTTTGAGTTTAGTTCCGTTATATAAACTAATTGTAATAAAAAGAAAAAAAGCAATTGAAAGAATTGAGGTTGAAATCAAAGAATTTTCTATAACTGTTTTGTGTTTTCCAATTCCATAAAACCAAACACTTAAGATTGTAATTACAATACTAATTAATGATATTGTAAATATTTTTTTTGAGTCAATTAATCTTCTTCTGTTTGGTATTTTCATTTTTAACCGTAAATTTTTTAGTCTATCCGCTAACGTTCTGGCGCTACACGAGGTTTGGGATTAAAGAGGCGAGGTCTTTCGGTTAAACACTAATTCCCCAAATACAAAACCATCTTTAAATTCAACCTAATGCCCAAATCTCGTGTAACGGCTGTTAGTGGCTGTTTTTTATTTGTAGATAATTGTCCAATTTTGTTTATCTAAATCTTCTTTCGACAATATATATTTCTTTGTGTAAATATTTTTTTTAAATATTTTATGCCAACCATATTTTTCTACAGAATCTTGAGTAACAATAAATAGTCTTAATTTTTTATCTTCAATTCCTTCAAAGTAACTATCCCAAAATCTAGGCCTATCGTGATTTTCAATTTTTTCATTTGGTAAAATTGGAGTAAATTTAAATAGAAACAAACTATCTTCTTTTGTAAAAATATGCTTTTCGTCATATTCAAATTCCCAATAAAAACCTTCAGTTCCAATTTGATTATCTGAAGAAATTATGCTGTAGATTGTTTTGTCTGAATTGTTTTCTACTTCTAACATTCGATTATCAAATCTATCGCAAGCAGATATAAATATTAGAAAAATTATAAAGAACAAAAAAGATGATAATTTCATAATTATTTTTAGTTAATTTTCTCCGATTCTGTGGTAAAATAGCCACTAACTTACACATAGGTCTTATAAAATCAGACCTATCCATCCTAATAAGAGTAGCTTTGTCTTACAAACATACCGTTTATTTTTCTTAATAGAAAAAGATTTTAAAATCAATTGCCTATTTATTCAATAATTCCCGCATGGTTTCCAGCTGTATTTCCATCTTTTGTATTAGGGCGTTTTTCTCGGCCAGTTCTTGCTTTAGGGCTTTTTCGCGAAGGGTTTCATACCGGTACGGCAAGTATTCGCCTAAATGCGCAATAAAATTGTAGTTCATTGCCGTACTCAGCTTCCATAAAATGGCAAATTGTAGGGACTCTTTCTTAAAATATTCGTTCAATCCCGTAGGGAGTATGCCCAATGCTCTGGCAACATCGGCTTTCTTGATTTTGTTCTGGATAATGTGATAATGGATAAAATTGCCAATCACAGGGTACTGTTCCCCTTTTCCATTCTTGTATTTGTTGCTGGTCGATATCATCTTTTGTGTGTTTTAGGTTTTAGATACATGCTATTTTCTATAAAAAGTAGTGCTAAACACTAATAGTATTGGTTCTAACTACATGTTCTATTGGTTCTAACTACATATGCTATAGGTTCAAACAACAAATTCTATTGGTTCGAACTACATATGCTATTGGTTCAAACCACATACGCTATTGGTTCGAACTACATACGCTATTGGTTCGAACTACATCTTCTATTGGTTTGAAAAACCAATAAAGTTGGTTCAAACTACCTATACTATTGGTTCAAACTACATACGCTATTGGTTTAAACTACATACAATTGCTTTTGAAAACCAAAAAAAACGGCAAAAAATTGCCCCTTTTGAAATAAAAGAGGCGATTGCAGTTGTTTGTTAATGAATTGTTTTACTACACCGCAGGTGCTACTGGCGGTGATGTAACGGCATTACCTCCACTAGTTGCAAAACGCTTTTTGAGCTGGTCTACTATGCTGTCGGCACCCTGTACTCCGGCTTCGGCAGCTGCGCCAAAGGTTTTGTACAAGGCGAGCGCCACTCCATAAGCCTCGCTACCGGCGAGCATTTTGGTGTCTTCGATGCGCTCACACAATTGTGTAGCAATGCTTGAGATTTCATCCAACTGGTTGAATAGCGTTAAATCATTTTGGATATTAGCTACCGAAAGATACGATGGGATAAGCGTTGGGTTGTTTACACCCGCATAGATGGCATCCTCGGTAAAGGCTTTGTTGTTGACATCAATGGTGTTTAATGATTTTCGTTCGTCGGCCGTGAGTCCCACCAAAAAAGGAAGGTTGGTCAAGATGGTCTGAAAAGCGGCTTTAACTGCCGTTACCTGTGCTGCCGTAGCAGTCGCGTTTACGCGGTTGTTGAGTAAATTTGACATAAATAGTTTTTTTTGGTTTCTGTAATAATAGATTACAAAAACAAAGCTAAACTATTCCTGTTTTTTTTTATAATGTTTTTCTTTCGATAAAAAGGAATTTGTTAAATTTATAGGTAAAACTGTACGTTATGAATTTAAAAGTGAAGTTTTTTAGCATGTTTATGAACTAATATCGTTTGCAAAAATTTGTTTCAAGTGATTTAATTTACTGTAGTGTCAAATCGCCCTGCGGTCACCTTAACAATTTTGCCATCGCTATTTATGGCATCAAACCAAAATGTCCCTGTAATGATCCTTCGATCTTTGTCATAAAACAGTATTTTCAATTCCCCTTTCTGAATCGAATTTGTCTTGTAACGGTCTTCATTGAAGTTGTCTGATGTCAAGGTATATTCTGCATAACTTTCAGAATTTTTTTCTGTTGCCAAATCAAATACACGGCCAGCGGCCATAGTCAGGTAATTTATATTTAAGGCAACAATGCGTATGCTTTTGTACGTATTGTTCTTATCATTAGAATAACCAATAGTGAAATAATCCTGACCATTAGAATCTTGAGCAAATAGGCAATGTATATTTCCATAAATTCCACCTCCTTTGGGTTTTACAATACTACCATCAATTCTACTTGAAATTCCACCTTGACCATTGTTCTTTATTCGGGTCAACTCGTCGTCTTTGGAACAACCAAAAAAAAAGCAATGCAATCAATACAAATAGAGAAATTTTTTTCATGGTTTAAAGAGTATTGTTATGTCTAACTGCTGTAATATTCTAATGTTAATAGTAGTTTTCAACTAGATTGAGTGTATAGCTGCATTATCATGACTACAATTCTTTTATTAACCCGTTGGGTGAAATTCAAATAAAATAAAGTTTTAACCACATAAAATCATAGATTAATGCTAAATAGGCAAAGAATAAATAGAAATAGCACTATTTCACACATAGAATAGCTATGTGAATAGTAAAACGTCTATTTCTTTCTTTTAAAAACTATAGATTCTATGTTTCTATGTGTTAAAAAATAATTTCACCCAAAGGGTTTTTATTAATTCAATGGGAACGAATACCCCAAAGCCATTGCTCCGCTAAACTGTTCTACCGAGGGTTGGTAATAATACGTAAAGGCCAAATCAAAATTATGTTTGCGGCCCAATGCCAACCCTAGTGTAACAGGGATATGCATTAATATACCGCTATCTTTTATGTCAGTTAATGATGTATAGGTTTCAAAAGAACCCACAGAGGCACCGATCCCAATTTCAAAATAAGGAGCAACATAGGGAATTGGCGCAGCAAGACGCACTTTTCCGCCAAACATAAATGCCTGTGAGGTTACCTTGTATTCCGATTGATAGGGTTTGTCGGTATTATCCGGTGAGGTAACAATAAATCCGGCATAAGGCCTTACGCCAAACCATTTGCTTATGTTAATCACATATTCGCCCTGAGCATAAAACCCAGAACCGGTTACATCTGTCGCATCATACGGGGCGGTTACTCCCAAACCTACAGCAACATTAATAAATTTTCCCGGACCAATTTGTGCTTTAGTCTCATTGGAAAGAATTAGGGTGAAAAGGGTAATGGTAAAAATGGTACGAATGGTAGAAAGTGTGTAATTCATTTTATTTACTATAAATTTTTAATACTTTATTTTGGCCAATTAAGACCTATTTGTTAAACGTTTTTAATGCCTCAAATATAAATGATTTCCCGCAATTCTATTTAGTCTTTTGGTTGTTAATTTTCATCATATGACGAAAGTTTTGCTACAGATTCAGACTGGACTTAAACATCCTTAGCTCTTCCCAACTGAAAGTGTCTCCGTATTTTTCTTTCAACGGAGAAACCGATTCTTCTTTGTAGCCCGCAAAAGCCTCGGTGAGTGCGGCTATTTTATCTTCAGTAAATACCTCGCTGATGGTTATGGTTTTGGCCTGAATCAATTTGGTGAGATGCGACAAAATGGTTTCTTGCGTAAACTTGCGTATGGTGGCTATTTCTTGCACGGTTTTCTTTTCCAGCCACAGCTCGTGGGTTTCCTGCACCGTCGATTTTTTGGGTTCCTTTTTGGTGGTTTTCTTCGGTGCGTAGCGTTCGGCATCTTTTTCGTCCTCGATCAGGGTGATGTTGGCTTTTTTGAAATCTTCGATGACGCGCTCGACTTTAACGGTTTTGTATTTTTTTATTTCATCAGAAGTTAGTTTTTCTTTTGAGATGGTTTCCCC
Coding sequences within:
- a CDS encoding helix-turn-helix domain-containing protein encodes the protein MEPTKKEHCPKIEYKKIGFDLKLSIIDQISNGQISLNHASKLHGISRSSITYWMKKLRSFEQNSKTMSKNQELKKLKERIEELEFIKDFQQMIIADFEVSTNLDFAKKSLPEALLKEVEKKKKDLLKSNGSPGASE
- a CDS encoding transcriptional regulator, with translation MISTSNKYKNGKGEQYPVIGNFIHYHIIQNKIKKADVARALGILPTGLNEYFKKESLQFAILWKLSTAMNYNFIAHLGEYLPYRYETLREKALKQELAEKNALIQKMEIQLETMRELLNK
- a CDS encoding outer membrane beta-barrel protein produces the protein MNYTLSTIRTIFTITLFTLILSNETKAQIGPGKFINVAVGLGVTAPYDATDVTGSGFYAQGEYVINISKWFGVRPYAGFIVTSPDNTDKPYQSEYKVTSQAFMFGGKVRLAAPIPYVAPYFEIGIGASVGSFETYTSLTDIKDSGILMHIPVTLGLALGRKHNFDLAFTYYYQPSVEQFSGAMALGYSFPLN
- a CDS encoding DUF6252 family protein, with the translated sequence MTRIKNNGQGGISSRIDGSIVKPKGGGIYGNIHCLFAQDSNGQDYFTIGYSNDKNNTYKSIRIVALNINYLTMAAGRVFDLATEKNSESYAEYTLTSDNFNEDRYKTNSIQKGELKILFYDKDRRIITGTFWFDAINSDGKIVKVTAGRFDTTVN